The Polaribacter tangerinus genome has a segment encoding these proteins:
- a CDS encoding glycoside hydrolase family 2 TIM barrel-domain containing protein — MKNEIAIHRKPFFLTLLIVSFLGCDSTESDYFVPKKLNFNSDWEFFKVDNLQDTIFSNLNKQPREWQKVTIPHTVSLEPKVIEKDQWQGVSWYRKKFTVNDNYKNKHVSLYFEAAMQVAEVWLNNKKLTTHKGGYLPFYIPISSVILFGQENEIVIRLTNKDNSQIPPGKPIKELDFNIYSGIYRSVHLIIKNKLHITHAIESDIIGAGGVFINTISASEKEATISVTSTVLNGTNNAEKVAVRYEIFRKSDTFKIKDFTTKTYRINKQLQFVFSDTLKIENPNLWSPENPALYTIKATVFNTKNRYDYSDETFGIRTIKFTSEGFILNGKKYKIRGTNRHQEYPYLGYAISDNAQYRDAFKIKKAGFNFVRLSHYPHSESFMNACNSLGLLVMDAIPGWQFFGDTVFQENCFSDVRQMIRRDRNHPSVILWEASLNESAMTHTFIDKANAIVHEEFPGNQTYSCGWMEYGYDVFIPARQHAKAPNYWKGYKSRKPLLIAEYGDWEYYAQNAGFNQTSYSNLKANERTSRQLRGDGQVRLAQQALNYQESHNDNLLNTAAGDANWLMFDYNRGYAPDIESSGIMDIFRLPKFSYYFYKSQNDFERDAAELYIANYWNNPKFNTVKVYSNCSEVSLWLNDTLIRTQKPDDNLISKNLTYPPFTFKNIPYSPGTLVAKGYLNGEKVKEFVRKTPKKATKIKLSIDESGIPLQKNNNDVVFVYAKITDSDGTYHPEATDKITFWVSGDATLIGDNPIKAEAGIASVLLKVNPTNKNLKIYASSENLERDSLLIKLD, encoded by the coding sequence ATGAAAAACGAAATAGCAATACATAGAAAACCCTTTTTTTTAACATTATTAATAGTATCGTTTCTTGGTTGTGATTCTACAGAGTCTGATTATTTTGTGCCAAAAAAGCTAAATTTTAATTCTGATTGGGAGTTTTTTAAAGTTGATAATTTACAGGATACTATTTTTAGCAATTTAAATAAGCAGCCAAGAGAATGGCAAAAAGTAACAATACCCCATACAGTTTCTTTAGAACCTAAGGTTATAGAAAAAGACCAATGGCAAGGTGTAAGCTGGTATCGTAAGAAATTTACGGTAAACGATAATTATAAAAATAAACATGTTTCACTTTACTTTGAAGCGGCAATGCAAGTTGCAGAGGTTTGGTTAAACAATAAGAAACTAACCACTCATAAAGGTGGTTATTTACCTTTTTACATTCCTATTTCCTCGGTAATTTTATTTGGACAGGAAAACGAAATTGTAATAAGACTTACCAATAAAGATAATTCTCAAATTCCGCCAGGAAAACCAATTAAGGAGCTCGACTTTAATATTTATAGCGGTATTTATCGTTCTGTACATCTTATTATTAAGAACAAACTTCACATTACTCATGCAATTGAATCTGATATTATTGGCGCTGGTGGTGTTTTTATAAATACAATTTCTGCCAGTGAAAAAGAAGCTACTATCTCTGTTACATCAACAGTTTTAAACGGTACTAATAATGCTGAAAAAGTAGCTGTAAGGTATGAGATTTTTAGAAAAAGTGATACATTTAAAATTAAAGATTTTACCACTAAAACGTATCGTATTAACAAACAATTGCAGTTTGTTTTTAGTGATACTTTAAAAATTGAAAATCCGAATTTATGGTCTCCAGAAAATCCTGCTTTATATACCATTAAAGCAACTGTTTTTAATACTAAAAACAGGTATGATTATTCGGATGAAACATTTGGTATTCGAACCATAAAATTTACGAGTGAAGGTTTTATCTTAAATGGTAAAAAATATAAAATTAGAGGAACTAACCGCCATCAAGAATACCCATATTTAGGATATGCAATTTCAGACAATGCACAATATAGAGACGCATTTAAAATTAAAAAAGCGGGTTTTAATTTTGTAAGATTGTCACATTACCCACATTCTGAATCTTTTATGAATGCTTGTAACTCTCTAGGTTTATTGGTGATGGATGCCATACCAGGTTGGCAATTTTTTGGAGATACTGTTTTTCAAGAAAATTGTTTTTCAGATGTCCGACAGATGATTCGTAGAGATCGGAATCATCCCTCTGTAATTTTGTGGGAAGCCTCCTTAAATGAATCTGCTATGACACATACATTTATTGATAAAGCGAATGCTATTGTACATGAGGAGTTTCCGGGAAACCAAACGTATAGTTGTGGTTGGATGGAATATGGTTATGATGTTTTTATTCCTGCAAGGCAACACGCTAAAGCACCAAACTATTGGAAAGGGTATAAAAGTAGAAAACCACTTTTAATAGCTGAATATGGAGATTGGGAATATTATGCTCAAAATGCAGGTTTTAATCAAACAAGTTATAGCAATTTAAAGGCCAACGAGAGAACTTCTAGACAGTTGCGGGGAGATGGACAGGTTAGGTTGGCGCAGCAAGCATTAAATTATCAAGAATCTCATAACGATAATTTGTTAAACACTGCTGCCGGAGATGCCAATTGGCTAATGTTTGATTACAATAGGGGGTATGCACCAGATATTGAGAGTTCTGGAATTATGGATATTTTTCGATTACCAAAATTTTCTTATTATTTTTATAAGAGTCAAAATGACTTTGAAAGAGATGCTGCAGAACTTTACATTGCAAACTACTGGAACAATCCAAAATTTAATACAGTAAAAGTTTATAGTAATTGTAGTGAAGTGTCTTTGTGGTTAAATGATACCTTAATAAGAACTCAAAAACCAGATGATAATTTAATATCAAAAAATTTAACATACCCACCTTTTACGTTTAAAAATATACCATACTCACCGGGTACACTTGTAGCAAAAGGGTATCTTAATGGTGAAAAGGTAAAAGAATTTGTGAGAAAAACACCTAAGAAAGCTACTAAAATTAAGCTATCTATTGATGAGTCTGGTATTCCTCTACAAAAAAATAACAATGATGTTGTTTTTGTGTATGCTAAAATAACTGATTCAGATGGAACTTATCACCCAGAAGCTACAGATAAAATTACCTTTTGGGTATCTGGAGATGCAACTCTTATTGGAGATAATCCGATAAAAGCAGAGGCCGGAATTGCTAGCGTTTTATTAAAGGTGAACCCAACAAATAAGAACCTTAAAATTTATGCTTCATCAGAAAATCTTGAAAGAGATAGTTTGCTAATTAAGTTAGATTAA
- the rimM gene encoding ribosome maturation factor RimM (Essential for efficient processing of 16S rRNA): MRKEDCFYLGKIVTKYSFKGEVVVKLDTDEPELYTEMESVYVEFGADLVPFFIEKSSLHKGNQLRVQFEDVYSEEEADSILKCGVYLPLEMLPKLTGDKFYYHEVIGFKVIDAKFGEVGTIVHINDKAAQPLFEIDRDGNEIFIPMVDNFIKKVDRTHKTISVETPEGLIELYLT; encoded by the coding sequence ATGCGTAAAGAAGATTGTTTTTATTTAGGCAAAATCGTTACAAAATATAGTTTTAAAGGGGAAGTTGTTGTTAAATTAGACACCGATGAACCTGAGTTGTATACAGAAATGGAATCAGTTTACGTTGAATTTGGCGCAGACTTGGTTCCATTTTTTATTGAAAAAAGTTCCCTGCACAAAGGGAACCAATTACGAGTTCAGTTTGAAGATGTGTATTCTGAGGAAGAGGCAGATTCAATTTTAAAATGCGGTGTTTACTTACCGCTAGAAATGCTACCTAAATTAACGGGAGATAAGTTTTATTATCACGAAGTTATTGGTTTTAAAGTAATAGACGCTAAATTTGGAGAGGTAGGAACTATTGTTCATATAAACGACAAAGCTGCACAACCACTGTTTGAAATTGATAGAGATGGTAACGAAATTTTTATTCCGATGGTAGATAACTTTATCAAAAAAGTAGATAGAACTCACAAAACAATTTCTGTAGAAACCCCAGAAGGTTTAATAGAATTGTATTTAACTTAA
- a CDS encoding 30S ribosomal protein S16: MSVKIRLQRHGKKGKPFYWVVAADARAKRDGKYLEKIGTYNPNVNPAEINLDVDSAVKWLQNGAQPTPTAKNILSYKGAMLKNHLAGGVRKGALTQEQADAKFAAWLEEKAAKISDKEAGLTKAQSDAKAAALAAEKAVNEARIEAAKPVVEEVAEEAAPEVEAAAEEAPETIDEAQEKAAE; the protein is encoded by the coding sequence ATGTCTGTAAAAATTAGATTACAAAGACACGGTAAAAAAGGGAAACCATTCTATTGGGTTGTTGCCGCTGATGCACGTGCAAAAAGAGATGGTAAATACTTAGAAAAAATAGGTACTTACAATCCTAATGTAAACCCTGCAGAAATCAACTTAGATGTTGATTCGGCTGTAAAATGGTTACAAAATGGTGCACAACCTACACCAACTGCAAAAAACATTTTATCTTACAAAGGTGCTATGTTAAAGAATCATTTAGCAGGTGGCGTTAGAAAAGGAGCTTTAACACAAGAGCAAGCAGATGCTAAATTTGCTGCTTGGTTAGAAGAAAAGGCTGCAAAAATTTCTGACAAAGAAGCTGGTTTAACAAAAGCACAATCTGATGCTAAAGCAGCAGCATTGGCCGCAGAAAAAGCAGTAAATGAAGCAAGAATTGAAGCAGCAAAACCAGTTGTGGAAGAGGTTGCAGAAGAAGCAGCACCAGAAGTAGAAGCAGCAGCTGAAGAGGCTCCTGAAACTATTGATGAGGCACAAGAAAAGGCAGCAGAATAA